The following coding sequences lie in one Azospirillum humicireducens genomic window:
- a CDS encoding methyl-accepting chemotaxis protein: protein MATDGTIAKAGSFLSNMRIAKRLWLGFGLLLVLIAAQSGIGILGLDGLKRRIDGVIASGDLAVFAKDLESRLAAERLQTREYINLGTAEALDRLRVLREEFESAMAQRQATLAASPQAAAFAELNGLHTAYHDRFEAVRAMREQADRSLRERMDPLGAEVTKLLEEAVSAARASADREAAFAAQEVEKHWMMTRFNANRAIGLRDAAAAVRVQAEGKAMVDAIARLSAAMRAESRADGGLSMILRQADARAADYRAAFRDVVAAEDEAKRRADQLAAAATAVNTAIDGIVNRIAAGARTTEAEAGSMADFTVRLTLGLGLLSLLIGVAAANRIAASIVTPVTGIRRVMAELCDGKLSVEVPHTGQKDELGEMARAVAAFKDEAVEALRSRIALERVSANIMMADTDGRILYANDSIMAMFRHAEADLRGSLPGFDPDKLIGRNFDVFHKNPAHQRGLLEALAQTHRGLAKTGDRTFEVIANPVVSRRGEKLGTVIEWRDLTEELAIEAEIGAMVENAVRGDFSRRIALDGKTGFFRLVSEGINNLSENVATVTEELAAVLGALSHGDLTRRIDRRYEGVFQRLTDDVNGTVAHLSEIVRRIDDAAGSIAVASREVAEGSMDLSERTEQQASSLEETAASMEQLAATVRSNADNAQQVNGYATEARTAASRGGEVAASAVEAMHRIEQSSQKIADIIGVIDEIAFQTNLLALNAAVEAARAGDAGRGFAVVAQEVRQLAQRSAQASKEIKALILDSSGQVREGVGLVRSAGSALTEIVSGIGRVADLVSEIARATAEQASGLDEVNIAIAQMDEMTQKNAALVEESTAAARSLEDQADQMRQQMTFFTLERQPRHPAAASAAGEIRRQQVHA, encoded by the coding sequence ATGGCCACCGACGGTACGATCGCCAAAGCCGGCAGCTTCCTCAGCAACATGCGCATCGCCAAACGGCTGTGGCTGGGCTTCGGCCTTCTGCTGGTGCTGATCGCGGCGCAGTCAGGCATCGGCATCCTCGGGCTGGACGGGCTGAAACGCCGCATCGATGGGGTTATCGCCTCGGGCGACCTCGCCGTCTTCGCCAAGGATCTGGAAAGCCGTCTGGCCGCGGAGCGGCTGCAGACCCGCGAATACATCAATCTGGGCACGGCCGAGGCTCTGGACCGTCTGCGTGTGCTGCGCGAGGAGTTCGAATCGGCGATGGCGCAGCGGCAGGCGACGCTGGCGGCCTCGCCCCAGGCCGCGGCCTTCGCCGAACTGAACGGCCTGCACACCGCCTACCACGATCGGTTCGAGGCAGTGCGCGCGATGCGGGAGCAGGCCGACCGCAGCCTGCGCGAGCGCATGGACCCGCTGGGCGCCGAGGTGACGAAGCTGCTGGAGGAGGCGGTGTCGGCGGCCAGGGCCTCCGCCGACAGGGAGGCCGCCTTCGCCGCACAGGAGGTCGAGAAGCACTGGATGATGACCCGCTTCAACGCCAACCGTGCCATCGGTCTGCGCGACGCCGCGGCGGCTGTGCGGGTTCAGGCCGAAGGCAAGGCGATGGTCGACGCCATCGCCCGGCTGTCCGCCGCCATGCGTGCCGAGAGCCGCGCCGACGGCGGCCTGTCGATGATCCTGCGCCAGGCCGATGCGCGTGCGGCCGACTATCGCGCCGCCTTCCGCGATGTCGTCGCCGCCGAGGACGAGGCGAAGCGCCGCGCCGACCAGCTCGCCGCCGCGGCCACGGCGGTCAACACGGCCATCGACGGAATCGTCAACAGGATCGCTGCCGGCGCCAGGACGACGGAGGCGGAGGCCGGAAGCATGGCCGACTTCACCGTCCGCCTGACGCTGGGGCTGGGGTTGCTGTCGCTGCTGATCGGCGTCGCCGCCGCCAACCGCATCGCCGCCTCCATCGTCACGCCGGTCACCGGCATCCGCCGGGTGATGGCGGAACTCTGCGACGGCAAGCTGTCGGTCGAGGTTCCCCACACCGGCCAGAAGGACGAACTGGGCGAGATGGCCCGCGCCGTTGCCGCCTTCAAGGACGAAGCGGTGGAGGCCCTGCGCTCGCGCATCGCACTGGAACGGGTGTCGGCCAACATCATGATGGCGGACACCGACGGCCGCATCCTCTACGCCAACGACTCGATCATGGCCATGTTCCGCCATGCCGAGGCCGACCTGCGCGGCTCCCTGCCCGGCTTCGATCCGGACAAGCTGATCGGCCGGAATTTCGACGTCTTCCACAAGAATCCCGCCCACCAGCGCGGTCTGTTGGAAGCGCTGGCGCAGACCCATCGCGGGCTGGCCAAGACCGGCGACCGGACCTTCGAGGTCATCGCCAACCCGGTGGTCAGCCGCCGGGGCGAAAAGCTGGGAACCGTCATCGAATGGCGGGACCTGACCGAGGAGCTGGCGATCGAGGCGGAAATCGGCGCCATGGTGGAGAACGCCGTGCGCGGCGACTTCAGCCGGCGCATCGCGCTGGACGGCAAGACCGGCTTCTTCCGGCTGGTCAGCGAAGGCATCAACAACCTGTCGGAAAATGTCGCCACCGTTACCGAGGAGTTGGCGGCCGTGCTGGGGGCGCTGTCGCATGGCGACCTCACCCGTCGGATCGACAGGCGGTACGAGGGCGTGTTCCAGCGGCTGACCGACGACGTCAACGGCACGGTGGCCCACCTGTCCGAGATCGTCCGCCGCATCGACGATGCCGCCGGCTCCATCGCCGTCGCCAGCCGCGAGGTTGCCGAAGGAAGCATGGACCTGTCGGAACGGACCGAACAGCAGGCATCCTCGCTGGAGGAAACCGCGGCCAGCATGGAACAGCTTGCCGCCACCGTGCGCTCCAACGCCGACAACGCCCAGCAGGTCAACGGCTATGCCACCGAGGCGCGCACCGCCGCGTCGCGCGGCGGCGAGGTGGCGGCCAGCGCGGTGGAGGCCATGCACCGGATCGAGCAGTCGTCGCAGAAGATCGCCGACATCATCGGGGTGATCGACGAGATCGCCTTCCAGACCAATCTGCTGGCGCTGAATGCTGCAGTGGAGGCGGCACGGGCCGGCGATGCCGGGCGCGGCTTCGCCGTGGTGGCGCAGGAGGTGCGGCAGCTCGCCCAGCGTTCCGCCCAGGCCTCCAAGGAGATCAAGGCGCTGATCCTCGACAGCAGCGGGCAGGTGCGCGAGGGCGTCGGGCTGGTGCGGTCCGCCGGCAGCGCCCTGACGGAGATCGTGTCGGGCATCGGCCGCGTCGCCGATCTGGTGTCGGAGATCGCGCGGGCGACCGCCGAACAGGCCTCCGGCCTCGACGAGGTCAACATCGCCATCGCCCAGATGGACGAGATGACCCAGAAGAACGCCGCCCTGGTGGAGGAAAGCACCGCCGCCGCCCGCTCGCTGGAGGATCAGGCCGACCAGATGCGCCAGCAGATGACCTTCTTCACCCTGGAACGCCAGCCGCGCCATCCGGCCGCCGCCTCTGCAGCCGGAGAAATCCGGCGGCAGCAGGTCCATGCCTGA
- a CDS encoding fused response regulator/phosphatase: MTEQDISGYGRPRCPEGPEAELQISHARLPGSQVQESQILDCPILVVDDTAFNRTMIGTFLAEAGFRRISFATNGMEALAMIGAGVPDLLILDIMMPGIDGYEVCRRLRAMPETADLPILVQTALSSGEDRNRAFAAGTTDLVAKPLERTELLARVRIHLEDRVLIRRLQSYRARVEAELSIARSMQEHLLPTPAQCTAAAAAAGCTLRAHSAISPHLGGDLWGLLPLQGRRFGVYLLNVAGQGVSAALNAFRLHTLLQELGPLHGEDAAALLSTLNDRAAGLLAAGETATMTYGVVDGELGRFTHASAEGAPPMILRGDGGSEFGAAAGLAIGIAPGTRYRAQVMELPPGAVLALYSVAVLEALDAGGTGIGLGWMIARAVAEGDGFEAVVRSLCFALGQVSGDDHTLLWIERGTGE, translated from the coding sequence ATGACCGAGCAGGACATCTCCGGCTACGGCCGTCCGCGATGCCCCGAAGGCCCGGAGGCGGAACTCCAGATTTCGCACGCGCGGCTCCCCGGATCACAGGTCCAGGAGTCCCAGATCCTGGATTGCCCGATCCTGGTGGTGGACGACACCGCCTTCAACCGCACCATGATCGGCACCTTCCTGGCCGAGGCGGGGTTCCGCAGGATCTCCTTCGCCACCAATGGCATGGAAGCGCTTGCGATGATCGGGGCCGGCGTTCCCGACCTTCTGATCCTCGACATCATGATGCCGGGGATCGACGGTTACGAGGTCTGCCGCCGCCTGCGCGCCATGCCGGAGACGGCCGACCTGCCGATCCTGGTGCAGACCGCCTTGTCGTCGGGCGAGGACCGCAACAGGGCTTTCGCCGCCGGCACCACCGACCTCGTGGCGAAGCCGTTGGAGCGGACGGAGCTGCTGGCCCGCGTCCGCATCCATCTGGAAGACCGCGTGCTGATCCGCCGGCTGCAAAGCTACCGCGCGCGGGTGGAGGCCGAGCTGTCCATCGCCCGCTCGATGCAGGAACATCTGCTGCCGACGCCTGCGCAATGCACCGCGGCGGCGGCGGCGGCCGGCTGCACGCTCCGCGCCCACAGTGCGATCTCGCCCCACCTCGGCGGCGATCTCTGGGGACTCCTGCCATTGCAGGGCCGGCGCTTCGGCGTCTATCTGCTGAATGTCGCCGGCCAAGGGGTCTCGGCGGCGCTGAACGCCTTCCGCCTGCATACCCTTCTGCAGGAGCTCGGCCCCCTCCACGGCGAGGATGCCGCCGCCCTGCTGAGCACCCTGAACGACCGCGCCGCCGGTCTGCTGGCAGCGGGAGAGACGGCGACCATGACCTACGGCGTGGTCGATGGCGAGCTCGGACGCTTTACCCACGCCTCCGCCGAAGGAGCTCCGCCAATGATCCTGCGCGGCGACGGCGGATCGGAGTTCGGCGCCGCCGCCGGGCTGGCGATCGGCATCGCACCCGGCACCCGCTATCGCGCCCAGGTTATGGAGCTGCCGCCGGGTGCCGTGCTGGCGCTCTACTCCGTCGCGGTGCTGGAAGCGCTGGATGCCGGCGGGACCGGAATCGGGCTCGGCTGGATGATCGCCCGCGCGGTGGCGGAAGGCGACGGCTTCGAGGCCGTCGTGCGCTCGCTTTGCTTTGCACTGGGACAGGTCAGCGGCGACGACCACACGCTGCTGTGGATCGAGCGGGGGACAGGTGAATAG
- a CDS encoding ATP-binding protein: MTNGATLPSGGVSGLRTRFAGFIAPALSPERSDRLARTLGLRSALGTAGGPADGRTGPGPLALLVTDGTTAAADSLWLPPVAAWVEPAAGDEDGGGVAALLAEASGTDLYVNLTTATAHDLHLGGRLLTAIGARHPLSGHRRDDIELALHEAVSNALVHGNLGVGGMKELSAQELERFSRDLGDGLADPVLAARRIAIAVRIDPPQAAPAGPGPAGSPSDGAAENRRALATVEITDQGAGFVPGRHEQAGASGRGLDLIGSIADGLEIEDGGRCIRLRFRL; encoded by the coding sequence TTGACCAACGGGGCCACCCTTCCGAGTGGCGGCGTTTCCGGGCTCCGCACGCGCTTCGCCGGATTCATCGCGCCAGCGCTTTCGCCCGAGCGCAGCGACCGGCTGGCGCGGACGCTGGGCCTGCGATCGGCGCTTGGTACGGCAGGGGGGCCGGCGGATGGGCGGACCGGCCCCGGACCGCTGGCGCTGCTTGTGACGGACGGCACCACGGCAGCGGCGGACTCGCTGTGGCTGCCTCCGGTCGCCGCCTGGGTCGAGCCGGCGGCCGGCGACGAGGATGGCGGCGGAGTTGCCGCATTGCTGGCCGAAGCGTCCGGGACCGATCTCTATGTCAACCTGACCACAGCGACCGCCCACGACCTGCATCTGGGCGGTCGCCTGCTGACCGCCATCGGCGCCCGCCACCCGCTGTCCGGGCATCGCCGCGACGATATCGAGCTGGCCTTGCACGAGGCGGTCAGCAATGCGCTGGTGCATGGCAATCTCGGCGTCGGCGGTATGAAGGAGCTGAGCGCCCAGGAACTGGAGCGCTTCTCCCGCGATCTGGGCGACGGGCTTGCCGACCCGGTGCTCGCCGCCCGCCGGATCGCCATCGCCGTGCGCATCGACCCGCCGCAAGCCGCCCCGGCCGGGCCTGGGCCGGCCGGGAGCCCCTCGGATGGTGCGGCGGAGAACCGCCGGGCATTGGCGACGGTCGAGATCACCGACCAGGGCGCCGGCTTCGTCCCAGGCAGGCACGAGCAGGCCGGTGCGTCGGGCCGCGGCCTCGACCTGATCGGCAGCATCGCCGACGGGCTGGAGATCGAGGATGGCGGCCGGTGCATCCGCCTGAGGTTCCGGCTGTGA
- a CDS encoding CheR family methyltransferase → MPDDASAGIAMTDRSSTLSMEPATQRRVPDAVFGGAREFHFERHHFDLIAALLYQLAGIALAPHKAEMVYARLARRLRELRLPDFDAYCALLQGDGGADEIGFLVNALTTNLTSFYRESHHFDFLASTVLPDLRMRNAGASRPRLRLWSAGCSSGPEPYTMAMVLVSAMGADLRRWDARILATDIDTHMVETARRGIYPLSGATGIPPAIRQRFTRDTRLNGEPAVEMGEDLKRLITVKPLNLLEHWPMSGPFDAIFCRNVLIYFDRRGRTQVIENFARMLRPGGYLFLGHSESLYGVSNLFRQAGPTIYRRE, encoded by the coding sequence ATGCCTGACGATGCCTCAGCCGGGATCGCGATGACCGACCGTTCCTCCACCCTGTCGATGGAGCCTGCGACGCAACGCCGGGTGCCGGACGCGGTGTTCGGCGGCGCGCGCGAGTTTCATTTCGAGCGGCACCATTTCGACCTGATCGCCGCTCTGCTCTATCAACTGGCCGGCATCGCGCTGGCGCCGCACAAGGCGGAGATGGTCTATGCCCGGCTGGCGCGCCGCCTGCGCGAGTTGCGGCTGCCCGATTTCGACGCTTATTGCGCCCTGCTGCAAGGCGACGGGGGCGCGGACGAAATCGGCTTTCTCGTCAACGCACTGACCACCAACCTGACCAGCTTCTACCGCGAATCGCACCATTTCGACTTTCTGGCCTCCACCGTCCTGCCGGACTTGCGGATGCGGAATGCCGGCGCCTCCCGTCCACGGCTGCGGCTGTGGTCGGCCGGCTGCTCTTCCGGCCCCGAACCCTACACCATGGCGATGGTGCTGGTTTCGGCCATGGGAGCGGACCTGCGCCGCTGGGATGCCCGCATCCTCGCCACGGACATCGACACCCACATGGTCGAGACGGCACGGCGCGGGATCTACCCGCTGTCGGGCGCCACCGGCATTCCGCCGGCCATCCGCCAGCGCTTCACCCGCGACACCCGGCTGAACGGCGAGCCGGCGGTGGAGATGGGCGAGGATCTCAAGCGGCTGATAACCGTCAAGCCTCTGAATCTTCTGGAGCATTGGCCGATGTCCGGCCCGTTCGATGCGATTTTTTGCCGCAACGTTCTGATCTATTTCGACCGCCGCGGCCGTACCCAGGTGATAGAGAATTTTGCCCGGATGCTCCGCCCTGGCGGGTATTTGTTTCTCGGTCACTCGGAAAGCCTGTATGGCGTGTCGAACCTGTTCCGGCAGGCTGGCCCAACGATCTACAGGAGGGAGTGA
- a CDS encoding STAS domain-containing protein produces MDYGIEVRDQEAVVRLRGRLTFNDHAKLRTLIGEMGQNKSRRQVFDLSSLEFVDSAGIGMLLIAREEMDRADKQFVLRAAAGQVKRVLTVAQIAKIVPIED; encoded by the coding sequence ATGGATTACGGCATCGAAGTGCGCGATCAGGAGGCGGTGGTCCGCCTGCGAGGCCGCCTGACCTTCAACGACCATGCAAAGCTGCGCACCCTGATCGGTGAGATGGGGCAGAACAAATCCAGACGTCAGGTGTTCGACCTGTCGTCGCTGGAATTCGTCGACTCGGCCGGTATCGGCATGCTGCTGATCGCACGGGAGGAGATGGACCGCGCCGACAAGCAGTTCGTCCTGCGTGCTGCCGCCGGACAGGTGAAGCGGGTGCTGACCGTGGCGCAGATCGCCAAAATCGTCCCGATCGAGGACTGA
- a CDS encoding protein-glutamate methylesterase/protein-glutamine glutaminase, protein MPRPIRVVIVDDSALMREMLKDILTREAGMEVAGVARDAFEARDVIKATNPDVITLDVEMPRMDGLSFLEKIMTLRPTPVIMVSSLTREGSDAAIRALELGAVDCVAKPGGSDGQGFEATAMELVSKIRVAATARLTMRRPAAAHSVLPTPRRAGSGKRLIAVGASTGGVERIRDVLAAMPADCPPIVITQHMGPSYVPSFAARLDRLSAPTVRVAVHGDRPAQGLVLIAPGDRHLAVARDTAGFVCHIQDTPPVSGHRPSVDVLFASVAKAAGANAVGVILSGMGRDGAIGMKAMHEAGAFTIGEQESSCVVYGMPRAAKEAGAVSAELPLTHIPAEMLRAFDAVGERARTA, encoded by the coding sequence ATGCCCAGACCGATCCGCGTCGTCATCGTCGATGACAGCGCCCTGATGCGCGAGATGCTGAAGGACATCCTGACCCGCGAAGCGGGGATGGAGGTCGCCGGCGTCGCCCGCGACGCCTTCGAGGCCCGCGACGTGATCAAGGCGACCAACCCCGACGTCATCACGCTGGACGTCGAAATGCCCAGGATGGACGGGCTGTCCTTCCTGGAAAAGATCATGACGCTGCGGCCGACGCCGGTGATCATGGTCTCCTCCCTGACCCGCGAAGGCTCCGACGCCGCCATCCGCGCGCTGGAGCTGGGGGCGGTCGACTGCGTCGCCAAGCCCGGCGGGTCCGACGGCCAGGGCTTCGAGGCGACGGCGATGGAACTGGTCTCCAAGATCAGGGTGGCCGCCACCGCCCGGCTGACCATGCGCCGCCCGGCCGCCGCCCACAGCGTCCTGCCGACGCCGCGCCGCGCCGGGTCGGGCAAGCGGCTGATCGCCGTCGGCGCTTCGACCGGCGGGGTGGAGCGCATCCGCGACGTCCTGGCCGCGATGCCCGCCGATTGTCCGCCCATCGTCATCACCCAGCATATGGGGCCGAGCTATGTGCCCAGCTTCGCCGCGCGGCTCGACCGGCTGTCGGCGCCCACGGTGCGGGTGGCGGTCCATGGCGACCGGCCGGCCCAGGGGCTGGTCCTGATCGCTCCCGGCGACCGCCACCTCGCCGTCGCCCGTGACACCGCCGGTTTCGTCTGCCACATCCAGGACACGCCGCCTGTCAGCGGCCACCGGCCGTCGGTGGACGTGCTGTTCGCCTCCGTCGCCAAGGCCGCCGGCGCCAACGCCGTCGGCGTCATCCTGTCCGGCATGGGCCGCGACGGCGCCATCGGCATGAAGGCCATGCATGAGGCCGGCGCCTTCACCATCGGTGAACAGGAATCGAGCTGCGTCGTCTATGGAATGCCGCGTGCCGCCAAGGAGGCCGGTGCGGTCTCGGCCGAACTTCCGCTCACACACATCCCCGCCGAAATGCTGCGCGCCTTCGACGCCGTCGGCGAGCGCGCCCGCACCGCCTGA
- a CDS encoding chemotaxis protein: MNASPLSRSDPGPAAAPARRLGSGRYFNHEFKTETVKIALGEQAVSDRDDLMIATTLGSCVAACIHDPVRGIGGMNHFMLPDLPASELEGAGAAARYGSVAMERLINALLAAGADRSRLQVKLFGGASVIESSYDIGGLNSRFALDYVRAEGLMLAAQDLGGGSARRLHYFPHNGRALRRLLQPEAAADTVTRERSFITHLARTSMEGEVELFGPSDPGGT; the protein is encoded by the coding sequence ATGAATGCCTCCCCCCTCTCCCGTTCCGACCCCGGCCCGGCAGCAGCGCCGGCGCGGCGCTTGGGCAGCGGGCGGTATTTCAATCATGAATTCAAGACGGAGACGGTCAAGATCGCACTTGGCGAGCAGGCGGTCAGCGACCGGGACGACCTGATGATCGCAACCACGCTGGGTTCCTGCGTGGCGGCCTGCATCCACGATCCGGTTCGGGGGATCGGCGGCATGAACCACTTCATGTTGCCCGACCTGCCCGCCAGCGAATTGGAGGGGGCCGGCGCAGCCGCACGCTACGGGTCGGTCGCGATGGAACGGTTGATCAACGCCCTGCTCGCCGCCGGGGCCGACCGCAGCCGGCTGCAGGTCAAGCTGTTCGGCGGCGCCAGCGTCATCGAGTCGAGCTACGACATCGGCGGTCTGAACAGCCGTTTCGCCCTGGATTATGTCCGGGCTGAGGGGCTGATGCTGGCCGCGCAGGATCTGGGCGGCGGCTCGGCCCGGCGGCTGCATTACTTCCCGCACAACGGCCGCGCCCTGCGCCGCCTGCTCCAGCCGGAGGCCGCAGCCGACACCGTCACCCGCGAACGGTCCTTCATCACGCATCTTGCCCGCACCTCCATGGAGGGCGAGGTCGAGCTGTTCGGGCCCAGCGATCCGGGAGGGACCTGA
- the rpsD gene encoding 30S ribosomal protein S4, with the protein MSKRQESKYKIDRRLGVNLWGRAKSPLNKREYGPGQHGQRRKKPSDYGLQLMAKQKLKGYYGNIGEKQFRRIYAEAVRRKGDTGENLIGLLERRLDAVVYRMKFAPTPFAARQLINHGHILVNGRRLNIASARIKDNDTVEVRAKSKQMALVLEAAASGERDIPDYLEVDSSALKGRFVRAPLLADVPYPVQMEPNLVIEFYSR; encoded by the coding sequence ATGAGCAAGCGTCAAGAGTCCAAGTACAAGATCGACCGCCGCCTTGGTGTCAACCTGTGGGGCCGCGCCAAGAGCCCGCTGAACAAGCGCGAGTATGGCCCGGGCCAGCACGGCCAGCGCCGCAAGAAGCCGTCGGACTACGGTCTGCAGCTGATGGCCAAGCAGAAGCTGAAGGGCTACTACGGCAACATCGGCGAGAAGCAGTTCCGTCGCATCTATGCCGAGGCCGTGCGCCGCAAGGGCGACACCGGCGAGAACCTGATCGGCCTGCTGGAGCGCCGTCTGGACGCCGTGGTCTACCGCATGAAGTTTGCGCCGACCCCGTTCGCCGCGCGCCAGCTGATCAACCACGGCCACATCCTGGTCAACGGCCGCCGCCTGAACATCGCGTCGGCCCGCATCAAGGACAACGACACCGTCGAGGTGCGCGCCAAGTCCAAGCAGATGGCGCTGGTCCTGGAAGCCGCTGCTTCCGGCGAGCGTGACATCCCCGATTATCTGGAAGTCGACAGCAGCGCGCTGAAGGGCCGCTTCGTCCGCGCTCCCCTGCTGGCCGACGTTCCGTACCCGGTCCAGATGGAACCGAACCTGGTCATCGAGTTCTACTCGCGCTGA
- a CDS encoding methyl-accepting chemotaxis protein has translation MSIHAVRDAAQFAARDAAPAMTDRPAAPPSDGEAKVSVTAELLSTWLGFADVQRRTLDIVQSELTRTSDHVETSTLDLSERFRELAQKALEQSERVEQIVAMAGSVDIDGERMPLDTLVVGMQDMITDMVTNIVTLSRHAMSMVYLLDDVQKDVAELEKSIGDIDGINRQTNFLALNATIEASRAGEAGRTFAVVAQEVRHLSRTTGELADRMRSKVGAVVKGVRNGHDILRQIANTDMSPQMLAKERVDKTMDSLVAQTTHFQAVLETAASVSTDMSATIAHVITGMQFQDLTKQRIEAINDSLAIMSAGLGELETRIRAQVPPGIGAREPQEWLNQLMGRFTLSEMRERFVRKLLLEGTALDENGVLDLDVGGDNSAGGDIELF, from the coding sequence ATGTCTATCCATGCCGTCAGAGATGCCGCCCAGTTCGCCGCCCGAGATGCCGCTCCGGCGATGACGGACCGCCCTGCGGCCCCTCCTTCGGACGGAGAGGCCAAGGTCTCGGTCACGGCAGAGCTTCTGTCGACCTGGCTCGGCTTCGCCGACGTGCAGCGCCGCACGCTCGACATCGTCCAGAGCGAGCTGACGCGGACGTCGGACCATGTGGAGACCTCCACCCTCGACCTGTCGGAGCGCTTCCGCGAACTGGCCCAGAAGGCGCTGGAACAGTCGGAGCGGGTGGAGCAGATCGTCGCCATGGCGGGATCGGTGGACATCGACGGCGAACGGATGCCGCTCGACACGCTGGTCGTCGGCATGCAGGACATGATCACCGACATGGTGACCAACATCGTCACCCTGTCGCGCCATGCCATGAGCATGGTCTATCTGCTGGACGACGTTCAGAAGGACGTGGCCGAGCTGGAGAAGTCGATCGGCGACATCGACGGAATCAACCGGCAGACCAATTTCCTGGCGCTGAACGCCACCATCGAGGCCAGCCGCGCCGGCGAGGCCGGGCGCACCTTCGCCGTGGTCGCGCAGGAGGTGCGGCACCTCTCCCGCACCACCGGCGAACTGGCGGACCGCATGCGCAGCAAGGTGGGCGCGGTGGTCAAGGGCGTGCGCAACGGCCACGACATCCTGCGCCAGATCGCCAACACCGACATGTCGCCGCAGATGCTGGCGAAGGAACGCGTCGACAAGACGATGGACAGCCTGGTGGCCCAGACCACCCATTTCCAGGCGGTGCTGGAAACGGCGGCATCGGTGTCGACCGACATGTCCGCCACCATCGCCCATGTCATCACCGGCATGCAGTTCCAGGATCTGACCAAGCAGCGGATCGAGGCGATCAACGACAGCCTCGCGATCATGAGCGCCGGGTTGGGCGAACTGGAGACCCGCATCCGCGCCCAGGTGCCGCCCGGCATCGGCGCGCGGGAGCCGCAGGAATGGCTGAACCAGCTGATGGGCCGTTTCACGCTGAGCGAGATGCGCGAACGTTTCGTGCGCAAGCTGCTGCTCGAAGGCACAGCGCTGGACGAGAACGGCGTGCTTGACCTCGATGTCGGAGGTGACAACAGTGCCGGTGGGGACATTGAACTTTTCTAG
- a CDS encoding PP2C family protein-serine/threonine phosphatase — MMAAGPLAGGDDSADGLAGARVLVVDDNRINRHLLLALLERGGITLIEQAEDGQEALARMERFKPDLVLLDLMMPQMDGFEMCRILRADPRWRSLPVLVQSSLNRVEDRARAFRAGATDYVTKPINAVELLARVRIQLRKRAMLRDLEQYHSRTESELALARAMQSRLLPSPDRLAELEEATGIAIDAHFAPSSELGGDFWGIDLLPDGRITVYMVDFSGHGVGAALNTFRLDAICRQIGCMNLTPAEFLAAMNRRLCSLLPCGQFATMLTGQFDPAAGLFHYASAGSTTPMMWLPGDDAPRLGDGSGLPLGLLASATYDSRQLPMPPGARLFFYSDAAIEIPLDGSDHEVLDESGLAALLSRRLHEPDGARLLGGLLDDLTATGPIDDDLTALLLTRRE, encoded by the coding sequence ATGATGGCAGCCGGCCCGCTTGCCGGAGGGGACGATTCCGCGGACGGGTTGGCCGGCGCCCGCGTGCTGGTCGTCGACGACAACCGGATCAACCGCCATCTGCTGCTGGCCTTGCTGGAGCGCGGCGGCATCACCCTGATCGAACAGGCGGAGGATGGGCAGGAGGCGCTGGCCCGGATGGAGCGCTTCAAGCCCGACCTCGTCCTGCTCGACCTGATGATGCCGCAGATGGACGGGTTCGAGATGTGCCGGATCCTGCGCGCCGACCCGCGCTGGAGATCGCTGCCGGTGCTGGTGCAGTCCAGCCTGAACCGGGTGGAGGACCGTGCCCGCGCCTTCCGAGCCGGGGCGACCGATTACGTCACCAAGCCGATCAATGCGGTGGAGCTGCTGGCCCGCGTGCGCATCCAGCTTCGCAAGCGCGCCATGCTGCGCGATCTGGAGCAGTATCACAGCCGGACGGAGAGCGAACTGGCGCTGGCCCGCGCCATGCAGAGCCGGCTGCTGCCCAGTCCCGACCGGTTGGCCGAACTGGAGGAGGCGACCGGCATCGCCATCGACGCGCATTTCGCCCCTTCGTCCGAACTGGGCGGCGATTTCTGGGGGATCGACCTGCTGCCGGATGGCCGGATTACCGTCTATATGGTCGATTTTTCCGGCCACGGCGTGGGAGCCGCGCTGAACACCTTCCGGCTGGACGCCATCTGCCGCCAGATCGGCTGCATGAACCTGACACCTGCCGAGTTCCTGGCCGCCATGAACCGCCGGCTCTGCAGCCTGCTCCCCTGCGGCCAGTTCGCCACCATGCTGACCGGCCAGTTCGACCCGGCGGCCGGCCTCTTCCATTACGCATCGGCCGGATCGACGACGCCGATGATGTGGCTGCCCGGCGACGACGCGCCCCGGCTGGGCGACGGCAGCGGCCTGCCGCTCGGCTTGCTGGCATCGGCAACCTATGACAGCCGTCAGTTGCCGATGCCGCCCGGCGCCCGGCTGTTCTTCTACTCCGACGCCGCGATAGAGATTCCGCTCGACGGGAGCGATCATGAGGTCCTGGACGAATCGGGCCTCGCCGCCCTGCTCTCCCGTCGCCTCCATGAGCCCGACGGCGCCCGGCTGCTCGGCGGCCTGCTCGACGACCTCACCGCCACGGGGCCCATCGACGACGATCTGACGGCGCTGCTGCTGACGCGCCGGGAGTGA